The genomic interval GCAAGGTTGGATTTACCGCCGCGTCTTTTATCCTTATAACATCCCAGCAGATTTGCCAACCTCGGCTGCTACCTTCAGCGCACCGGAAGGGTCGGGGCAGCCCGGCGATCCGGTGGTTGCTTATGAAGCACGCGGGGTGGCAAAGGTGAACGTCACCGTGCGTAGTGCGCCAAGCACACGCACCGGCACACGCCTCGGTGTGATTCCCAAAGGCGGGGCATTCTTGATCACCAAACTCAGCACGAATCGGGCGTGGGTGAAGGTTATCTATGATAATCTGACGGGGTGGGTCTACATCCCGAATATCACCACCACCACCGGCGGTCTGGGGCAACTCCCTCGCGGGAACGACTAACCCCCACTCAGCGGGTGATCGCTCTCGATCACCCGCCATGCCATCATGCCCACACCAACAAGCAGCCAACCACGTCTCACCGTCGCTCAACGGGCTGCCCTCATGGGCGGTGGCGTTCTGGTTGCTGTCCTCGTCACCCTGCTTTTGCTGCGGGTGGTTGACCGCCGCAGCGAGGTGATCTTCACCGCCGGAATGGGCGATCTTTTTTTCCACCGTCCGGCGGCAGTTGCCCCCCCACCAAACCCCAATGAAATCCTCAGCCGGCACCGGATTGCCTGGGATGTCGATGGCTTTCGCCTGCCCGCCCGCCCCGCCGCCCGCTACGATGTGGTGGCGCTTGGTGATTCCTATACGGAAGGGACAAACGTCGCCCGCCCCTGGTCGGACGTTCTGGCAGAGCAATCCGGTTTGGCGGTCTACAACATGGGTTTTCGCGGCTTCGGTCCGGCGGAAGAATCCCGCGTGTTGAAGGATTACGGGCTAAAACACGCGCCGCGCTACGTCATTGTTGGCTTTTTCGAGGGGAACGATCTTTACGATGCGGTCTCTGCCCGCTGGCGAGGGGAGTTCATTCCACCGAACGTCCAACGGGAACAACTGAACACGCTCGGCACAAACTACACCCCGCCCACGCCCCATCCGCCGCCTTATCAATTTCCTGTGCGCATAGCGATCAAGGGAATCACCCACGACATAGCGTTTCTAGATGGCTATTTGGGATGGGTGAACGGTGACTATGCCACCTATGCCGAATCCGACAACCTCCGTGAAGTAGATCGCTATTGGGGCGAGATGCAAACCGCGTTGGGCGAAACCCTTCCCGAAACGTGCCTTTTCATCGCCTATTTCCCTGCCGCACCCCATATTTACGCGCCGTATGTCGTCCCCGAAGACCGTACACAGATGCTCTCGACGGTAGAGGAAATGAGCCTACCGAAAGCCGGCGCGTTGATCGAAGGGACGGTGATCCCCTCTGCCTTTGAAGATGTGCTGCCGCGCTTAGGCAACCAGCGCGATGCGCTGCGGGCGCTTGCCGAAAAACGTGGGATAGCCTTTATTGATCTTGTTCCTGTCTTTGAAGCGGCGGCGGCGCGAGGGGAAGTTCTCTATTACACCTACGATACCCACTGGAATCAGGCGGGGCATGACCTTGCCGGAGCGACCATTGCCGCCTATCTGAAGGACCATGGGGACGCCTGCCGCACCCCATAGCGGCAATGGATGGCTGTATGCGAACAGCCGTTGGCGGCAACTTGGTTTTGAGCATTTTTCACGAAAAGTTATCTATTCATCATAGACACTATGTACGTTGAGGTTTACCTCTACGAATACTATGATCTCCTTGTACTCAACTCATAGTCACTACTATCGGTTGAGCAAAGGGGAGGTTGATATGGCATTTGAGATGCCTTTGGTTCGGACAGTAACGCGCACCCTAAGCAGCGTCATTAACTGGAAAGATCGCGCTCTATACCTTGAACAGCGCATTGCGCAGCTTGAACACTGTCAACAAATGCACCATGCTGTAACCCAGATTATTGCACGTTCAAGCAATCTCGATAACGCTATCTCTCGTATAATCCAAGCATTGTGTGAAATGATTGGGTGGGATTTTGGTGCAGTGTGGCACCTTAACCGTGAAACAAATTGGTTGTTTTGCGAGGCGAGTTGGCACACGCCCGCCTATGCTTTCCCTGCGTTTACCCCTAGCTGCCTTGATGTAACGTTTGCGCCGGGGACGGGCTTACCCGGTCAAGTGTGGGCTAGTGGCAAACCAATGTGGATCAAGGATGTTGTCATTGAGAGCAGCTTTCTGCGCGGATCGCTGGCTGAACGTGACGGCTTACACGCCGGACTCGGTATTCCGATCCATACAGAAGGCGAAGTTATCGGCGTAATGACCTTCTTTAGCCGTCATATCGAAAATACGGATCGCGATCTTTTGCGTATGCTGGATACAATTGGCAGCTAAATTGGACTGTTTATCGAGCGCAAACGCATCGAATTGGCAGAACAAGAACAGTCCCGCAAATTAGCGGCACTCGAAGAACGCCAGCGGCTTGCCCGCGATTTACATGATTCCTTGACTCAAACTTTGTTCGCCGCCAGCGTGATCGCCGAGATGCTACCGCACATGTGGCGTCGTTCGCCCGAACAAGTTCCTGCCAATCTTGATGAATTACACCAATTAACGAGCAGTGCTTTGATGGAAATGCGCGAACTGTTGGTTGAACTGCGACCCGTCAATAACAACACCAAAGTTCCTCAGCCTAATCTTGCTGTAATGTTAAACGACCTCACCCTGTCGGTCACGAAGCGTTCACCCCTCAAAATTGAGCTTGACCTTAAAGACTGCCAGTGCCTTTTGCCTGAGACGCAAATGGCATTCTTCCGCATTGCCCAAGAAGCGCTCAACAACGTTGTGAAGCACGCTTCCGCCACCCAAGTCTGGATTCAGGTGTCTATGGAGCAAGACCACCTACAACTGCATATCCGTGACAACGGGCGCGGTTTCAAAATGGATCATCTGTGCGAGGGTCATTTTGGGTTGAATATCATGCGCGAACGAGCCGAGCAGATCGGCGCACATTTCCGCATGAAAAGTATGCCCGGTCAAGGCACCCACATGACCGTGATTCGCTCATGCGAAGGCACGCCGTTATCGTAGCAGCGGGGCATGTAAGCGCAGTGAATAGCCATATTCAGGTGATGATTGTAGACGATCATGATGTTGTACGTCGTGGTCTGTCTTTGTTTCTCAGCGGGTTTGAGGATCTGCTCTTGGTTGGTGAGGCGGCGAATGGAGCCGACGCGATCCGGTTGTGTAGGGTCAGTTGCTTCCTAATGTGGTGCTGATGGATATGGTCATGCCCGACATGGATGGCATCACGGTGACTCGCACCATCCGCGCCGCGCACCCAGAAATGCATGTCGTTATCTTGACAGGTTCAAAAGAAGATGAGCTTGTGCAAGAAGTGCTGCAAGCCGGAGCCATGAATAACTATCTCGCCGCGATCCACACTGTGTTCATCGAACCACAGGTAATCCGCCAGTTTGATCCTAATGGACAATCCTTTGCGAATATCAATACACCGGATGACTTGGCTCGTGTGCGCCAGTGGTTAACACCCTAGCCATAAATTTGGGAGTGATTTTTGAGACAGTGGTGAAAAACGCACCGTTGGCAAGCAGCTTATGGATTCTTGAAGGCTCTCAAACAGAGTGGGTGGGAGGGGCAGCACCCCTCCCCTGATGCTCACTCCACCGTGACGGATTTTGCTAGGTTGCGCGGTTGGTCAACATCACAGCCGCGTTCCACCGCAATGTAGTACGCCAGTAGTTGGAGTGGGATCACGCTCAGCAGCGGCGAAAGCAGCGGGGAGACCTCCGGCACATACAACACATGATCCGCCTTTGTCGCAATGAACTGATCGCCCTCTGTGGCAATGGCAATCACCACCCCGCGCCGTGCCTTCGCTTGCTCAATCTGGCTGATCATTTTCTCGTACACGGCGTCTTTTAGGGCGATTGCCAAAACGGGCATGTCCTCATCAATGAGGGCGATGGGTCCGTGTTTCATCTCACCCGCCGGATACCCCTCGGCGTGGATATAGCTGATCTCCTTCAGTTTGAGCGCCCCCTCAAGGGCAATCGGGTAGTTGATTCCCCGTCCCAAGTATAGAAAATCGGTGTAGTGGAACAGCTTTTTCGCCAGCGCCTCCACTTCAGGCGCTCGATCCAAGATTTTCCCCACAAGGTCGGGCAGTTTGGCAAGTTCGGCGGTGTGAGCGCGGGCGTCTTCCGCCGTGATCGTCCCCCGAAGCTGCCCTAGATACAACCCCAACAGGTATTGATCAACAACGCTGGCGGTGAATGCCTTTGTAGAGGCGACGCCGATTTCCGGTCCGGCGTGCATGGCAATATAGCCATCCGATTGGCGCATCGCTTGGCTGCCAATGGCATTCACGATGCTCCACAACCGCGCCCCTTTCGCCCGCGCTTCCTCCATCGCGGCAAGGGTGTCCACCGTCTCGCCACTTTGGGTAATGGCAAGGACAGCGCAATCAGGATCAAGAATCGGGTCACGGTAGCGGTATTCGCTCCCGTAATCCACCTCCACAGGCAGGCGGGCAAGCTGTTCGATGATGAACTTTCCTACCAAACCGGCATAGGCGCTTGTCCCGCAGGCGACGGTGACCAGCCGTTTGAGCCGCCCCGCGTCCTCTGCGCTCAGCGGTAGTTCTGGCAGCGAGACACAGCCAGAGTCAAAGTCAATCCGTCCGCGGATGGTGTCCGTCAATGAGCGCCCTTGCTCAAAGATTTCCTTCTGCATAAAATGGCGATATTCGCCTCGTGCCGCGCTGATCGGGTCCCAGGCAATATCGTGAATCTCGGCATCCACAGGGACACTCTCCAGCGTTTGGACGTTGCAGCCCGTCGCCGTGACGGTTGCCATCTGCCGCGATTCAAGGAAAATAAGCTGCCGCGTGTATTCCAAAATAGCCGGAATATCCGAGGCGATGAACATCTCCGCCTCGCCCAGACCCAAGACCACCCCCCCAGCGTTTCCAATGCGCACAGCGACGAGGCGATCCGGCTGCGCGGCGCTCATGACGACAATGGCATGAGCGCCGCGCAGGTGTTGGCAGGTTAGGCGCGTTGCCTCGGTCAGATCATGACCGGCGCGGGCAAACTCAGCGACGAGGTGAACAATCACCTCCGTATCCGTTTCGGAAGCAAAGACAACCCCGCGTTTTCTGAGGTCTTCGCGCAGGTCAAGATAGTTTTCGACAATCCCGTTGTGGACGACAACAAACTGCCCATCCATGCTGATATGAGGGTGGGCGTTCCGTTCGTTGGGCTGCCCATGCGTTGCCCATCGTGTGTGACCAATGCCCGTTGCCCCTATCAAGGGGTTCGCTGCTAGTTGACGCTCTAGATTTTCCAATTTTCCGACATCCCGCCGGAGGGTGATCGTCCCATCTTTGAACACGGCAACGCCCGCTGAGTCATAGCCACGATATTCAAGGCGTTTCAAACCGCCGAGGATCACGCCCGCTGCGTCACGCTGCCCGATGTAGCCGACAATCCCACACATAGACACTCCACATTTCACAGAATGGCGAGGGAGCTTACCGGATTTGCGGCGGGATTGCGACTCCCCCTATAGCCATAGCATGTTTCAAAAAGATTACCCCTTATTGGTTGACAGCCCTACTCATCACACTATACTTACCACTAGGGTATGGTGTGGTGATCACGGGATAGAATCACGACGCCCTTCCTTCTTGTGAGAAGGCTAATTGCAATCCAACCAGGGAGGGTACTGTACACGCTATACTTTTGCCATGATCCACACAATCCATACCATACGTCGTTTGTTGATTGCCAATCGGGGCGAGATCGCCGTCCGCATCATCCGCGCCTGCCGTGAACGCGGGATTGAATCCGTCGTCGTTTATGCCGACCCTGACGCTGGATCGATCCCTGTCCGCCTTGCCGATCACGCCGTGAGTCTTGGCGGATCGTCGCCTGCTGAGTCGTATTTGCAAGGGGAGCGTGTCATTGCCGCCGCCCTTTCTGCGGGCTGCGATGCTGTCCATCCGGGCTTTGGCTTCCTCTCCGAAAATGCTGATTTCGCCCAACGTGTTCGTGCGTCGGGGCTGATCTTCGTCGGACCCACTGCCGAATCGATTCGGGCGATGGGTGTCAAAACCGCCGCATTAGAGCGCGTTCGGGCGGCGGGTGTGCCAACCCTCCCCGGTTTTGCCGGCGATTCATCCAGCACCACAGCCGATTTTTTGCGGGCAGCAGCGGGCATTGGCTACCCCGTCCTCGTCAAAGCGGCGGCGGGCGGCGGCGGCAAAGGGATGCGCATTGTCCACGCCGAAGGCGATCTTCCCGATGCCCTCGAATCGGCGCAGCGTGAGGCGGGACGTGCCTTTGGTGACGCTCGAGTTTTCCTCGAAAAATACATCGAGGATGCCCGCCATATTGAAATTCAACTTTTTGCCGATTCGGCGGGGAACACAGTGCATCTATTTGAACGCGAATGTTCCGTCCAACGCCGCCACCAGAAGATCATCGAAGAAACGCCCTCTCCCTACCTAACGCCCGATCTCCGCTCACAGATGGGCGAGGCGGCGGTGAATGCCGCCCGCGCCATTGGCTACCTGAACGCCGGAACGGTGGAATTCATCGTTGATGCCCGCGATGGTCGGTTTTATTTCTTGGAGATGAACACCCGCCTTCAGGTGGAACACCCTATCACCGAACTGGTCACCGGCATTGACCTCGTTCACCTGCAACTGCGCATTGCCGAGGGGGAGCTTCTCCCTTTCCAACAGGCGGAAGTGATGCAGCGCGGACATGCCATCGAGTGCCGTATCTACGCCGAAGACCCCGCCCAAGACTTCCTCCCCCAAACAGGGACGATCCTCCGCGCCGTTGAACCGCGTGCGCCGGGCGTGCGTGTCGATTCTGGCGTGGGGACGGGCGATGAAATCACTATCCACTACGACCCTATGATCGCCAAGCTGATTGTCCATGCCGAAACACGTGAAGCGGCGATTCGGCGGATGGATGCCGCCCTTGCCGAATATGTCATTTTGGGGCTGACAACGAATATCCCTTTCCTGCGTGACCTGTTGAACCATCCGGTGTTTCTCGCTGGCGAGACAACGACAAACCTGATCGCTCGGCATTTCAACGCATGGCAGCCGTTCAGCGAACCCCCTCCAGCAGAGGTGATTATTGCGGCGGCATTGGGAGAGATGTTCTTAGGGACGGCGGCGGCACCTACAGCGAACGCTGCCGTAGCCGAGGGCGATTTCTATTCCCCATGGGTGCGGACGGATGGCTATCGCACAGGGATGGGAGGGGCGCTGTGAGCGAGTTTCGTTACCAATCCGGGGTGCGTACCAAGATCGAACGGCGGGCGGATGGGGTATACGACATTACCGTGAATGGGGTCACCTATCGCGTAGAGGACGTTCGCGCCGAGGAAGGGCGGCTGCTTTTTCGTGTCGATGGCGTATGGCAAACGGCGCATTATGCTCAAGAGGGTGCGGCGCGGCATGTGGCATGGCGCGGGGGGACGCATACCCTGATAAAGGCAGAAAGCCAACGGCAGCGACGTTCCGGCGCGAGAGAGGGCGGTGGTAGCCTGAGCGCCTCCATGCATAGTCAAGTGATCAGCGTTTTGGTGACAGTGGGCGATGCCGTTGTCAGAGGGCAGCCCCTCGTCGTCTTGGAGGCAATGAAGATGGAGATGCGCATCACCGCGCCAGTGGATGGGGTGGTGACGATGGTCAGTTGTGCGCCGGGTCAGATTGTAGAGAAGGGGCAGGTGTTGGTGGCGGTGGAGTGAGCTACGCCGGCTCACCCTTTTCCTTTTTCGCCCGACGCGCAAGCGTCGGGCGAAAAAACGCACAAAAAGTTACTGCACCACGATGATATTGAACGCCGCACCGATGGGCATGTTCGGGGGGAACATATCGCCCGATTGCAGCGACACCGCCCACTGATTGCGTGCTGGATCGTAGTAAGCAGCGACGGGCTCATTGACGACGACCCCACCAGTGGTCAGGTTTTTGGTGATCAAAAACACCGCATCTGGACGCCCGTTTAAGGCGGGGGTGTCTAGGTAGGTCAGCGCTCCGATGGTATTGCTCCCATCGGCAATGACCATGAAGGCATTCCCACTTGGGCTGCCCACCAGGACATTGAAGGCGCTATTTTGGGGGAGTTCTGCCCCGTTTAGGTTCGTCACCACCCAATTTGACCCATCGAAAAAGACAGCTACCTCATTCGGATTGTTCACCGAAGCGCCCCAGTTTTGGGTGACGATCACAATGGCACTGCTGTTGCCTGTTAGCGCCGGATTCAAGATAGGTGAGG from Anaerolineales bacterium carries:
- the glmS gene encoding glutamine--fructose-6-phosphate transaminase (isomerizing), which encodes MCGIVGYIGQRDAAGVILGGLKRLEYRGYDSAGVAVFKDGTITLRRDVGKLENLERQLAANPLIGATGIGHTRWATHGQPNERNAHPHISMDGQFVVVHNGIVENYLDLREDLRKRGVVFASETDTEVIVHLVAEFARAGHDLTEATRLTCQHLRGAHAIVVMSAAQPDRLVAVRIGNAGGVVLGLGEAEMFIASDIPAILEYTRQLIFLESRQMATVTATGCNVQTLESVPVDAEIHDIAWDPISAARGEYRHFMQKEIFEQGRSLTDTIRGRIDFDSGCVSLPELPLSAEDAGRLKRLVTVACGTSAYAGLVGKFIIEQLARLPVEVDYGSEYRYRDPILDPDCAVLAITQSGETVDTLAAMEEARAKGARLWSIVNAIGSQAMRQSDGYIAMHAGPEIGVASTKAFTASVVDQYLLGLYLGQLRGTITAEDARAHTAELAKLPDLVGKILDRAPEVEALAKKLFHYTDFLYLGRGINYPIALEGALKLKEISYIHAEGYPAGEMKHGPIALIDEDMPVLAIALKDAVYEKMISQIEQAKARRGVVIAIATEGDQFIATKADHVLYVPEVSPLLSPLLSVIPLQLLAYYIAVERGCDVDQPRNLAKSVTVE
- a CDS encoding GAF domain-containing protein, translating into MAFEMPLVRTVTRTLSSVINWKDRALYLEQRIAQLEHCQQMHHAVTQIIARSSNLDNAISRIIQALCEMIGWDFGAVWHLNRETNWLFCEASWHTPAYAFPAFTPSCLDVTFAPGTGLPGQVWASGKPMWIKDVVIESSFLRGSLAERDGLHAGLGIPIHTEGEVIGVMTFFSRHIENTDRDLLRMLDTIGS
- a CDS encoding response regulator; this translates as MLPNVVLMDMVMPDMDGITVTRTIRAAHPEMHVVILTGSKEDELVQEVLQAGAMNNYLAAIHTVFIEPQVIRQFDPNGQSFANINTPDDLARVRQWLTP
- a CDS encoding biotin/lipoyl-binding protein gives rise to the protein MSEFRYQSGVRTKIERRADGVYDITVNGVTYRVEDVRAEEGRLLFRVDGVWQTAHYAQEGAARHVAWRGGTHTLIKAESQRQRRSGAREGGGSLSASMHSQVISVLVTVGDAVVRGQPLVVLEAMKMEMRITAPVDGVVTMVSCAPGQIVEKGQVLVAVE
- a CDS encoding sensor histidine kinase, with product MAEQEQSRKLAALEERQRLARDLHDSLTQTLFAASVIAEMLPHMWRRSPEQVPANLDELHQLTSSALMEMRELLVELRPVNNNTKVPQPNLAVMLNDLTLSVTKRSPLKIELDLKDCQCLLPETQMAFFRIAQEALNNVVKHASATQVWIQVSMEQDHLQLHIRDNGRGFKMDHLCEGHFGLNIMRERAEQIGAHFRMKSMPGQGTHMTVIRSCEGTPLS
- a CDS encoding acetyl-CoA carboxylase biotin carboxylase subunit, producing MIHTIHTIRRLLIANRGEIAVRIIRACRERGIESVVVYADPDAGSIPVRLADHAVSLGGSSPAESYLQGERVIAAALSAGCDAVHPGFGFLSENADFAQRVRASGLIFVGPTAESIRAMGVKTAALERVRAAGVPTLPGFAGDSSSTTADFLRAAAGIGYPVLVKAAAGGGGKGMRIVHAEGDLPDALESAQREAGRAFGDARVFLEKYIEDARHIEIQLFADSAGNTVHLFERECSVQRRHQKIIEETPSPYLTPDLRSQMGEAAVNAARAIGYLNAGTVEFIVDARDGRFYFLEMNTRLQVEHPITELVTGIDLVHLQLRIAEGELLPFQQAEVMQRGHAIECRIYAEDPAQDFLPQTGTILRAVEPRAPGVRVDSGVGTGDEITIHYDPMIAKLIVHAETREAAIRRMDAALAEYVILGLTTNIPFLRDLLNHPVFLAGETTTNLIARHFNAWQPFSEPPPAEVIIAAALGEMFLGTAAAPTANAAVAEGDFYSPWVRTDGYRTGMGGAL